The genome window CGCCTTGTTGACCGCCGTATCCGGGACGCGGAACTGCGGGAAAACTACGGTCTGCGCGTGCTCGGCCTGCGGCGCAAGAACGAGACCATCCTGCAAACCATCGCGGATATCAAGATACAGGCCGGGGACGCCCTGCTGGTGCAGGGCCGCTGGAAAGATCTTTCCAGGCTTGAGAAGGAACATACCGAGTGGGTCCTGGTCGGCAAACCGCAGGAGGCCGCGTCCAGGGAGACTCTGGACTACAAGGCGCCGCTCACGGCCATTATCGTGGTGCTGATGATAGCAAGCATGACGTTCAATATCCTGGCCCCGGTCACGGCGGTCATGCTGGCCGCGCTGGCGCTCATCTTCACCGGGTGTTTCCGCAACGCGGAGGAGGCGTACAAGACCATCAGCTGGCAAAGCGTGGTGCTGATAGCCTCCATGCTGCCCGCGGCCATCGCCCTGGAAAAAACCGGCGCGGCCGCGCTGGCCTCCAAAGGTTTGATCGAGTCCGTGGGAAGCTACGGGCCGTATGCGCTCTTGGCGACCATCTATGCCGTGACCTCGGTGGTCACCCTGTTCGTGAGCAACACGGCCGCCGGCGCCCTGTGCACCCCGGTTGCCTTGCAGGCCGCCGTCAATATGGGTTTGAGCCCGTATCCCTTTTTGTTCGCCGTGGCCACGGCGGCCAGCATGAGTCTGGCGTTTCCGTTTTCCACCCCGCCCAACGTGCTGGTTATGGCGCCGGGGCGGTATGCGTTCATGGATTACGTGAAGGTCGGCGCGCCGTTGCAGATACTGTTCGGCGTGATTATGGTTTTCGCGCTGCCGTTGTTGTGGCCGTTCGCGAACTAATATTTTTAGGAAACGGCGCGCAAGGGCGGTCCCGTCACCGGGCCGCCCTTTTCCGTTTTTCGCGGCGCATCGTTCCCGCATGATAATCATGTGGCCTCCTCCAGGAACCCCCTATGTTTATACTGCCCCAACATGACGTCACGTATACAGAGAGGAGGTTGTATGCAGAATAACGCTCAGGGCGCGGGAAAATATTTCAACGGCGGCGAGGAGCACGAACGCGCGTACGCAGCGGGAAAATATGAAAATCCGGAGGTTGTCGCGGCGTTTATCAAAGAGGAAAGCGATTCGGGCCACTTCCATTATTGGACCCACGAAAAGCTGCACGCCTATCTGGAAAAAAAGGGTTTCAAGAAAAAATCGTAAAAAAATCAAGACCACCGGTTTTACCGGGCACTCTTTAGGTCGATGGCAACCCCGTGCACACCATAAAGGCATCTGGATTCCCGCCTTCGCGGGAATGACGAGCACCTATTTAGAGTTTGCGGCACAGGCCTTCGCGTTCCCGGACGTCATCCCCGCGAAAGCGGGGATCCAGTGCATTTGGACTTTGTCAGCAATCATGACCCTCCGAGACAATCGGACGGTCATGATTTTTTTACGCGCGGGGAAGGGAAACAGCGTCACAGCACGGTGGCCGTCATCTGCACCAGGCTGAAGTATTTGCCGCCCTCGGCTTCCATCATGGCGATATCGCCTTGGGCGTAAGGGTTGGGGCTTTGGAGCCAATCCTTCCAGGCTTGTTTCAGGCAGTCCATTTCCCGGCAGGTCTCCAGACGGATGCCGCGTTCCTTTTCCCAGAGCGCGCGCCACCAGGAGGCGGAATGGAAGTTCATGTCCGGCTGCCAGAACGGCCGCATTGCTTCCGGGACGGCGCCGTCCGGGAAATCCCGCTGCAAACCCGGCACGGCCATGCCGATATGCCCGCCCTTTTTCACATACGGTAACAGCGTGCCCAGCACGGTCTCGTTGGCCCCGAAATAGTGGTAGGCATCCACGGTGACGAGCATGTCGAAGTACCCCTCGGCAAAGGGCAGGCCCTTTGTCGCGTCCGCGAAAACGGGAATGATGCGGTCCGCAAGCCCCAGAGCGGTAAAACGGGCGTAATTGTCCGCCGGGGATATCCAGAGATCCGCCGCGAACACGGTGGCGCCGTATTTTTGCGCCAGCAGGATAGAAGAGAGGCCCATGCCGCAGCCGAGATCCAGGATGCGCATGCCGCGCGTGATGGGCAGGAAGAACGCGAGCTCTTCCGTTATCCGCATGGCGTTGGGGCCCATCATGGTTTCCAGCAGAACGGCGCGGTCAAAGTCGTCTGTAAAGGTATGCATAGATATTTCCTAGATTTATGTGAAAATAACGCGGCCTTCGATGGGGAAGGCCGCGTTATTGTTGCGTGTCAGGGCCGTTCAGCCGTTCCGGAGCCGCTCTGTCACGGCCGGGTGGCCGTGCCGTCTACTCGGCCCAGCGGATGAGCCCCAGGTTGAACTTGTTGGGCAGGAGCGGGTGCACCGGCATGGCCTGGACCGTGAAGCCGAAATGCCCGGCTTCCTCGGGTTCCACCGTGCCCCGGTACAGCTGCCAGCCGTCGGTCATGGGGCCTTCGGGCTTCAG of uncultured delta proteobacterium contains these proteins:
- a CDS encoding hypothetical protein (Evidence 5 : No homology to any previously reported sequences), giving the protein MQNNAQGAGKYFNGGEEHERAYAAGKYENPEVVAAFIKEESDSGHFHYWTHEKLHAYLEKKGFKKKS
- a CDS encoding Methyltransferase, cyclopropane fatty acid synthase, which encodes MHTFTDDFDRAVLLETMMGPNAMRITEELAFFLPITRGMRILDLGCGMGLSSILLAQKYGATVFAADLWISPADNYARFTALGLADRIIPVFADATKGLPFAEGYFDMLVTVDAYHYFGANETVLGTLLPYVKKGGHIGMAVPGLQRDFPDGAVPEAMRPFWQPDMNFHSASWWRALWEKERGIRLETCREMDCLKQAWKDWLQSPNPYAQGDIAMMEAEGGKYFSLVQMTATVL